One window of Sphingobium sp. HWE2-09 genomic DNA carries:
- a CDS encoding p-hydroxycinnamoyl CoA hydratase/lyase, with translation MMEEQDVVSVHIEDRIAWVNFARPAKRNAMSPTLNRRMMEVLDELEYRDDVGVLVLGGEGTAWSAGMDLKEYFRETESQGLRGVRKSQAESYGWFRRLRWYNKPTVAMVNGWCFGGGFGPLFACDLAICADEAQFGLSEINWGILPGGGVTKVVVDLLPMRDAMWLTLTGDLIDGKAAATMRLVNESVPLEQLKARTTQVAEMLLKKNPVALKFAKDAVRRVGTMTYDEAEDYLVRMQEAANFHDKSEGRKEGIRQFIDEKSYKPGLGAYDLTKSKTQA, from the coding sequence ATGATGGAAGAGCAGGACGTCGTTTCGGTACATATCGAAGACCGCATCGCCTGGGTGAATTTCGCTCGGCCCGCCAAGCGCAACGCGATGAGTCCGACGCTCAACCGCCGCATGATGGAAGTGCTGGACGAACTGGAATATCGCGACGATGTCGGCGTGCTGGTGCTGGGCGGCGAAGGCACGGCCTGGTCGGCGGGCATGGACCTGAAGGAATATTTCCGGGAAACCGAGTCGCAAGGTCTGCGCGGCGTGCGCAAGTCGCAGGCGGAGAGCTATGGCTGGTTCCGCCGCCTGCGCTGGTACAACAAGCCGACCGTCGCTATGGTCAACGGCTGGTGCTTTGGCGGCGGGTTCGGCCCGCTCTTCGCCTGCGACCTCGCCATCTGCGCGGACGAGGCGCAATTCGGTCTGTCCGAGATCAACTGGGGTATATTGCCCGGCGGTGGCGTGACCAAGGTGGTGGTCGACCTGCTGCCGATGCGCGACGCCATGTGGCTGACGCTGACCGGCGACCTGATCGACGGCAAGGCGGCGGCGACGATGCGGCTGGTCAATGAAAGCGTGCCGCTGGAGCAGCTCAAGGCTCGGACCACTCAAGTGGCCGAGATGCTGTTGAAGAAGAATCCGGTGGCGCTGAAATTCGCCAAGGATGCGGTGCGCCGCGTGGGCACCATGACCTATGACGAGGCGGAGGATTATCTGGTCCGGATGCAGGAAGCGGCCAATTTCCACGACAAGAGCGAAGGCCGCAAGGAAGGCATTCGCCAGTTCATCGATGAAAAGAGCTACAAGCCAGGTCTGGGCGCCTATGATCTAACGAAGTCGAAGACCCAGGCCTGA
- a CDS encoding efflux transporter outer membrane subunit produces the protein MTRTFIPLLLGASALTACAAGPDYHVPATPITAAAPFIGAANPAVSRATTQDRWWTLYGDPLLDTLVGDALAANTDIRVAVARIERARASLRGAKSDRLPQSSLGASGTYNRTSAAQSLPGIDRENWVLDGGLDLSYEVDLFGRIKRGVEAARGDLAAVQADADGVRVAVIADTVRAYLDVTATAERLAVAQRTVGLLDQSIRITSARFDVGRSDRLDIIRVTTLRDQQKAAIPSLQADRDAALFRLATLTGRTPQQLPDAVRAATRTPQLTQPIPVGDGQALLARRPDVRAAERRLAADTARIGVATADLYPRITLGASVGTTALGGGNLLGGGPLNWVLGPLISWAFPNRQAIRARIGAAKADGAASLATFDGTVLQALEESERALSAYAHAIERAQILTAARDEAARAARISLARQREGRVDFLTVLDAQRTLAGTETDLATATRALSFAQVDLFRALGGGWGQGAA, from the coding sequence ATGACACGGACCTTCATCCCCCTATTGCTAGGTGCCAGCGCCCTGACGGCTTGCGCCGCCGGGCCGGACTATCACGTGCCCGCTACCCCGATCACCGCCGCCGCCCCGTTTATCGGCGCGGCGAACCCGGCGGTCAGTCGCGCTACGACCCAGGATCGCTGGTGGACGCTCTACGGCGACCCGCTGCTCGACACGCTGGTCGGCGACGCGCTGGCCGCCAACACCGACATTCGCGTCGCCGTGGCGCGGATCGAGCGGGCGCGCGCCTCGCTGCGGGGCGCGAAATCCGATCGCCTGCCGCAAAGCAGCCTGGGGGCGTCGGGCACCTATAACCGGACGTCGGCGGCGCAATCGCTGCCGGGTATCGACCGGGAAAACTGGGTGCTCGATGGCGGGCTGGACCTGTCCTACGAAGTCGATCTGTTCGGCCGGATAAAGCGCGGCGTGGAAGCGGCGCGCGGTGATCTGGCCGCCGTGCAGGCGGATGCGGACGGGGTAAGGGTTGCAGTGATAGCCGATACGGTGCGCGCCTATCTGGACGTCACGGCCACGGCCGAACGGCTGGCGGTGGCGCAACGGACGGTCGGACTGCTCGATCAGTCGATCCGCATCACCAGCGCCCGTTTCGATGTGGGTCGGTCGGACCGGCTGGACATCATTCGCGTTACCACGCTGCGCGATCAGCAGAAAGCCGCGATCCCCTCGCTTCAGGCGGATCGCGACGCCGCCCTCTTCCGGTTGGCGACGCTGACTGGGCGGACGCCGCAGCAATTGCCTGACGCCGTGCGCGCCGCGACCCGCACGCCGCAACTGACGCAGCCGATTCCGGTCGGCGACGGGCAGGCGCTGCTGGCGCGGCGGCCGGATGTGCGCGCAGCGGAACGGCGGCTGGCGGCGGACACTGCGCGGATCGGCGTGGCGACGGCGGACCTTTATCCCCGCATTACGCTTGGCGCATCGGTCGGCACCACGGCGTTGGGTGGTGGCAACCTGCTGGGCGGCGGGCCGCTCAACTGGGTGCTGGGACCGTTGATCAGCTGGGCCTTCCCCAACAGGCAAGCAATCCGCGCCCGCATCGGCGCGGCGAAGGCCGACGGCGCGGCTTCGCTCGCGACTTTCGACGGCACGGTGTTGCAGGCGCTGGAGGAAAGCGAACGCGCTTTATCCGCCTACGCCCATGCGATCGAACGGGCGCAGATATTGACCGCCGCGCGGGACGAAGCGGCCCGGGCGGCCCGGATCAGCCTGGCGCGCCAGCGCGAAGGGCGGGTCGATTTCCTGACCGTGCTGGACGCCCAGCGCACGCTCGCCGGCACCGAAACCGATCTGGCGACCGCGACACGCGCCTTGTCCTTTGCGCAGGTCGATCTGTTCCGGGCCTTGGGCGGTGGGTGGGGTCAGGGCGCGGCCTGA
- a CDS encoding SDR family NAD(P)-dependent oxidoreductase codes for MQGKTALVTGGASGLGAALVSHLLSAGAHVVVLDVQISTAPGVQSFLCDITDEAAVATAMAQVGPLSILANMAGIGGIGSIATPTGPGDVAAFRRVIDVNLLGAVHVTAHAAHRMIGNAPDGADRERGVILNACSIASFEGQEGMGAYGASKAALAALTLIWARDLSRHAIRCVGIAPGFFATPMTASMPAPWSRNWWAAWNFPAGLARRRSVPTRPCS; via the coding sequence GTGCAGGGCAAAACGGCGCTCGTCACCGGCGGCGCTTCCGGGTTGGGCGCCGCACTGGTGTCTCACTTGCTGTCCGCAGGCGCACATGTTGTGGTCCTGGACGTGCAGATCAGCACCGCGCCCGGCGTGCAGTCTTTCCTCTGCGATATCACCGACGAGGCTGCAGTCGCCACGGCGATGGCGCAGGTCGGCCCGTTATCGATCCTGGCTAATATGGCCGGGATCGGCGGCATCGGCTCGATCGCCACGCCGACGGGACCGGGCGATGTCGCGGCTTTTCGCCGGGTGATCGACGTCAATCTGCTGGGCGCGGTGCATGTGACCGCTCATGCCGCCCACCGCATGATCGGCAATGCGCCCGACGGTGCCGATCGCGAGCGGGGCGTGATCCTCAACGCCTGCTCCATCGCCTCGTTCGAAGGGCAGGAGGGTATGGGCGCCTATGGCGCGTCCAAAGCGGCGCTCGCCGCGCTGACCCTCATCTGGGCGCGCGACCTGTCGCGCCATGCGATCCGCTGCGTCGGGATCGCGCCTGGTTTCTTCGCCACCCCCATGACGGCATCCATGCCTGCCCCCTGGTCGAGGAACTGGTGGGCGGCATGGAATTTCCCCGCCGGGCTGGCACGGCGGAGGAGTGTGCCGACGCGGCCATGTTCCTGA